ACACGGCCACGATGCCGGTCGCGCTCGAACGGTACACCGACGACCGCTCGATCGGTCCGAGTCTCGGCCCGGCGACGGCGATGGGCACAGTATTGTTGGCGGTCACGACCGTCAGTTTCGTACTGATCGACCGCGTCGGCGGGATGTGGGAGTGATGACTGGATCCGACGCTGGCGTCGAAGTAGAGGGCCTTACGGTCTCGTTCGGTGAGGTCGACGCGCTGTCAGAGGTATCCGTCGCCGTCGACGACGGCGAGTTCTTCACGCTCGTCGGCCCCTCGGGCTGCGGGAAGACGACGCTGTTGCGCGCGCTGGCCGGCCTGGAGACGCCGACGGCAGGCCGGGTCCGCATCGACGACCGCGACGTGACCGACGACCCGCCCGAGGACCGCGGCGTCGGGATGGTCTTCCAGAACTACGCCCTCTTCCCCCACATGACCGCCCGCGAGAACGTCGCCTACGGGTTGCAGTTCCACGACCTCCCCGAATCCGACGACGAGCGCGTCGACGAGATGCTCGACCTCGTGGATCTGAAAGCCGTCGCCGACCGCGAACCCGACCAGCTCTCGGGGGGCCAGCGCCAGCGGATCGCGCTCGCCCGGGCGCTGGCACCGAAACCCGACGTACTCCTGCTCGACGAACCGCTGTCGGCACTGGACGCCCGGCTTCGCAAGCGGCTCCGGGTCCAGATCCGGACGATCCAGCGCGACCTCGGGATCACGACGGTGTACGTCACCCACGATCAGGCGGAGGCGCTGGCGATCAGCGACCGCGTCGCCGTCGTCCGCGACGGGGAGATCGAACAGGTCGGGACCCCGGAAGCGGTGTACCGCGAGCCGGCCACCCGCTTCGTCGCGGAGTTCGTCGGCGACAACAACGTCTTCGACGGCGTCGTTGGCGAGTCGGGTGATCGACTCGCCGTCGACGGAACGGCGACGCTCCCGCTCCCGCCCGATATCGACGCGACGGCGGGCGAGTCGTTGACGGTCTCGATCCGCCCGGAGTCGATCACGCTCCGCGAACGGGAGGGCCCAGCAACCGACCGGAACGGATCGAGGGTCGACGAGACGGATCCGGGAGGTGCGGTGACCCGGCCCGCGACCGTCGAGACCGTCGAGTACCTCGGGGACGCCTACCGGGTTCACTGCCGGTGGGACGGTCGGCCGGTCACCGTCAAGACCGCCGGGACGAGCGCGCCCGAGGGGGGCGTCTCGCTCCGGTTCGAGCCGGACGCCGTTCACGTCCTCTCGACCGAACGTCGGGGCGAGCGGACAGAGGTGAACCATGACTGACCTGGGGAAGATCGACCGCGACGTGTTCCGGGAGGTGATCTACCCGTCGCTGGGCGCGACGCGGGACGACGTGACGCTGGGCCCACAGCACGGCGTCGACTTCGGCGTCATCGAGGTGGGAGATCGAGCGATCGCCATCGCCACAGACCCGATCTCGCTGCTCCCGGAACTCGGGCTGGAGCGGGCGGGTCGGCTGGCGCTGGAGATCGTGCTGGCCGACGTGGCCGTCTCGGGAATCGCGCCGACGCACCTGGCGATCAGCCTGACGCTCCCCCCGGACTGGAGCGACGAGGACCTGGCCGCGGTGTGGGGTGGACTCGCAGACCACGCCGAGCGGCTGGGCGTGAGCATCGTCACGGGACACACGGCGCGGTACCCCGGCGTCGACAGTTCGTGGGTCGGCGGCGCGACGGTGCTGGGCGTCGGCGATCCCGAGGACGTGGTCCGACCCGACGGCGCGAGCGCCGGTGACGACCTCGTCATGACAACGGGACCGGCAGCGGAGCTGACGGGGCTGTTCGCGACGCTGTTTCCGGAGCAACTGGGCCTCGACGCCGAGACCGTGGCGACCGCACAGGAACGGGTCGACGACATCGCGGCCGTCGCTGACGCCCGCGCGGCGTTCGAGGCGGGCGGCGTCACCGCGATGCACGACGCGACCGAGGGCGGCGTCGCCGGCGGGCTGACCGAGATGGCCCGCGGCGCAGGCGTCCGGTTCGAGATCGAGGGCGACCGGGTGCCGAGCGCGCCCGGTGTCGAAGCCGTCTGTGACGCGGTCGAGCTCGATCCGTGGACCGTGACCAGTGCCGGCACGCTCCTGATCACGGTCGAGTCGGGGTCGGGCGAAGCGGTCGCAGAGGCGGTGCGGCGGAACGGGACGCCCGCGGCCGTCGTCGGCTCCGTGACCGACGGCGAAGGCGTCGTCGTCGACGGCGAGGCGATCGAGCCGCCGGACGGCGATCCCGCGTGGGAGGTCTTCGACCGGTTCTCGTGAGGGATTTTCAGGTCCGCAGGGCGGCCCGGGTCAGCACCGAGAGGCCGAACGGGACCCAGCAGGCCGTCAGTGCGACGACGCCGACCAGCGAGACGATGCCGACCGCTGGTAATGCGAGCAGTACCGCGGGAGCCAGCAGGCCCCAGCCGCCGAACACGACCATCCCGACCTCGGGTATCGAGAGGAGATACGCGATCACGAACAGCGTACAGAGCCCGACGACGAGGTTGACGAGTGCCGGGAACGCGGGGAACAGCGAGGCGAACAGGAACACGGGGTAAAAGGCGAACATCGTCCCGACCTGAATGATCGACTGGGGTGTCAGCGGGACCCGAACGCGGTCGAAGGACTGTTCTTTGTAGTCGGTCCGGGTCGCGTACCCGTCCGCCGTCGCCGCACCGGCGCTGGCCCCGCCGGGTTGGCTGCCCGTTTGCCGCCAGTCGGTCGCGCCGTCGGCGGCCTGGGCCGTGGCATCCTCGGTAGCCGTCGATCCGTTCGCTCCGTCGTCCGACGTCCCCGCGGTATCGGCCGCCGCGGATCCACCGGTGTCGCTGGCCGTCGTGGATCCGCGGGCGTCGGCAGACCCGCTCCCGCCGGACTGAGTTGCGGTTCGGTCGGCGTCACGACGGGACGAGTGATCGGTGGGGTCGGACCCACCGGACTCGTCAGCCCAACCCGAACCGTCGACGTACTGGCGGTGGCCGAGCCGGTCGTAGCGAGCGCGTTCCTCGGGGTCGGTCAGTACCTCCTTGGCTCGCGTGACGCGTCTGAACTGTGTCTCGGCGTCGGGGGCGTCGCTCACGTCGGGATGAGTCTCCTTGGCCTTCTCGCGGTAGGCCGCCCGAATCTCTTCGCGGGACGCGTCGGGCGAGACGTCGAGCACGTCGTAGAACGTGGGTTGGGCGTGCATCGGAGGGGTCTGGTTGGGGTGGTTGCGGGGCACACCGAGCAGGGGGTCGGTGGGGTTCGTTCACACGAATTAACGGGAGCGCGATGATAAATCTCACCCCACGTTCTCGCGGGTGATAGCGGCCGACCGGGAACCTATTTGGCGACACCGACCCGAGTCGGCGTATGGTCTCGGAGCTTTTCGACGACGACCGCTGGGAAGCGGTCGAGGAGTTCGATTTCGAGGACATCACCTACCACCGCGCGGCCGACACCGGCGCGGTCCGCATCGCCTTCGACCGGCCGGCGCTTCGGAACGCCTTCCGCCCGCCGACCGTCGACGAACTCTACGTCGCGCTGGACCACGCCAAGCGCCAGACCGACGTCGGCTGTGTCCTCCTGACCGGCAACGGCCCCTCGCCGAAGGACGACGGCTGGGCGTTCTGTTCCGGTGGGGACCAGACCGTGCGGGGGCCGGACGGGTATCAGTACGACGAGGAAGGAAAGACCGGGCGCCTGCACATCCTCGAAGTCCAGCGGCTGATCCGCTTCATGCCCAAACCCGTCATCTGCGTGGTGCCGGGGTGGGCCGTCGGCGGCGGCCACTCGCTGCACGTCGTCTGTGACATGACGCTGGCCAGCGAGGAACACGCGAAGTTCCTCCAGACCGACCCGGACGTGGCCTCCTTCGACGCCGGCTTCGGCTCGGCCCTGCTCGCCCAGCAGATCGGCCAGAAGAAGGCCCGCGAGGTCTTCTTCCTCGGGAAGACCTACGACGCCGAGGAGGCCGAGGAGATGGGCATGGTCAACGAAGTGGTTCCCCACGAAGAACTGGAGGAAGTCGCGCTGGCCTGGGCCGAGGCGATCAACACCAAGTCCCCCACCGCGATCCGGATGCTCAAGTACGCGTTCAACCTCGCCGACGACGGGCTGGTCGGTCAGCAGATCTTCGCCGGCGAGGCGACCCGGCTGGGTTACATGACCGAGGAGGCCCAGGAGGGCCGGGACGCCTTCGTCGAGGGCCGGGAACCCGACTTCTCCGACTTCCCCTGGCACTACTGAGCCGGCTCAGTCGGAGGCGTGTTCGGGTTCGGTCGCGGTGCGGTCCTCCCAGCGGTCGAAGGCCCGCATGACGGGGCTGGCCGTGATCCCGTGGAGGACGACCGATGACAATACGACGAAGCCGACGAGCGCCCAGAGTCTGTCGGCGGCGACAACCAGTTCCATTTCGGCGAAGGTGGCCTCGTTGAGGGCATAGGAGAGGTAGTAGAACGAGCCGATCCCGCGGATGCCGTAGCTCGCGACGACGGCCCGGGCAGGCCAGGAGAGCTTCGAGCCCAGCAGGCCGAGCAAGCCAGCGACTGGACGGACCACCAGCAACATCGCGAGTCCGAGCCCGATCTCGACGGGTGTCAGTGGCGAGAGCAGGCCGCCGGCGATCGCACCGCCGAACAGGACGAGGACGACGGCCATGAGCAGGCGCTCGACCATGACGGCGAAGTCGTGGAGCGTCCGGTGGTAGTCGGACTCCCACTCGAAGTGTCTGAGGACGAGCGCGGCGACGAACACCGCGATGAAACCGTAGCCGCCGAGCAGTTCGGTGACACCGTAGACGACGAGCGTCGCCGCCAGCGCCTCCGCGCCCGCCATCGCGTCGGCGACGTGTGAGGAGGCCGGGAGCCGAAAGACGACGAGTCCGGCGGCATAGCCCAGCGCGTAGCCCACGACGACCCCGACGACGATCTCGTAGGCCACGTGGTAGCCGAGCCACTCGCCGAGCCAGGAGAACGAGGCCGGACTCGCCGCGGCGGCCAGCAAGATGGCGAGATTCGTGAAGGGAAAGGCTAGCCCGTCGTTCAGGCCGGCTTCGGAGGTGAGCGCGAACCGGACCGACCGCTCCTGTGGATCCTCGGCCGGTTCGGCCACCTCGTCGTGGTCGACGCGCGTCGGGTCGAACTCGACGGCGTCGTCATCGTCCGGATCGGTCCCGTCGTGGACCGGATCGACGTCGTCGTATCTCTCGGCCTCGGCTTTCTCGACGTGGGTGAGAGGTTCGCCGGCGTCCACGTCGGAGGCGAGCACGGGATCGGTCGGCGCCAGCACGGCTCCTAGCAGGACAGCGGTTGCGATGTCCAGTCCGAGGACGCCCCGCCCCAACACGACAGCCGCGGCGATGGTGAGCACCATCGTGATCCCCAGCAACCGCCAGGTCGTCCCCCAGCCCTGCCAGGAGAACGGGCGGTCGATCTTCAGCCCGGCACCGATCAGGGAGACGATGACGACCAGTTCCGTCAGGTGCTCGGCGAGGGCCGGTGTGCCGGCTGGATCGGGGAACCCCACGCCGTGTGGCAGCGAGAAGAGGACGAAGCCGGCGGCGACGTAGATGATCGGCAAGGAGAGTGGCTGGTCCATCAGCAGACGGGGGAGGAGGACGGCCGCGAAGATGGCGATGCCGACGATGACCAGACCGACGAAGTATGTCTCGACCATCCGTCCCCACGTCACCGTATATCCGTGTAACACCTCGGACGCGGCACGTCACTCCGGTGGTATCGGGGACGGAGTCGGAACGGACGCACACTCGATCCGCAACCACAGGAGTCCCAAACGTCGTGACCCTGAGCCGACCGTTTTCCGACTGGCCGTCGTATCTGCATCCGATGACCACCGAGATCCAGCGCCGACTCGGCTACCGATTCCGGAGCGCCGTCGGACCGTGGATCGACCGGGCTGCACAGACCGTCGGCGAACCGGTGACCCGCGTCCGGACCGCCGGCTACGCCGGCACGGCCCGCTGTCCCGTCGAGGACCTCGAAGCCGAACTCGCCGAACTCGGGTTCGGGTGGGATCCGATAGCACTCTATCACTTCACGCCGGTGGGGACGCCCGCCGACGGGAGCTGGGTCTACCGGCAGTCGCCGTTCGCCGACCGACAGCTCCACGTCGTGCTGTTCGCGCAGGAACGGGACCGCGTCGACCTGTACGCCCACGACGAGCCGAACTGGCTCCGCCACCCCATCGCACACGCCCGCCAGACCGACATCGAACACGAGCGTGGGGCCGCGCAGATGCGCCGGCACCTCACCGGCGTCGACGTGCCGGTCGAACGGGAATCGCTGGTCCGTCGGAAGGTCAGCCACGCCGTCCAGCGACTGCGGGACCCGGACGCTCGCGGGCTCCAGTTGCCGCTCTGAGAGGCGTCCGTCGTCGTACGTCGGGCCCCCGTCTGACCGGCGTGTCCCGCCGTCGCATCCGGAGGGCTAACCTTCACACGGCTGGACACCCTACGATGAACACGATGGCAACGGCAGACGCGGAGGTATCGCGCACGGAAGCGTGGCTGATGGCCGCGAGACCGCAGACCCTGCCCGCGGGGGGGGCCCCGGTCGTCGTCGGGACGGGGCTGGCGCTACACGCCAACGTATTCGCGCCAGTTGCAGCTATCGCCGCGCTCCTGGGTGCGCTCCTCCTGCAGGTGGGGACCAACTTCGCGAACGACTACTACGACGCCGTCAAGGGGACCGACTCGGCAGACCGCGAGGGGTTCACCCGGGTGACCGCCGGCGGTCTGATCGAACCCGCCCGCGTCAAGCAGGCGATGGCCGCGACGTACGCACTGGCGGTCGTCGTGGGGCTCTATCTCGTCTACGTCGGCGGCCTCCCGATCCTCGTGGTCGGGCTCTCCAGCATCGTCGCCGGCGTGGCCTACACCGGCGGTCCCTACCCCTACGGCTACCGCGGGCTCGGCGACCTGTTCGTCTTCCTCTATTTCGGCGTGATCGCCGTCGTCGGGACCTACTACGTGCAGGCAGCAACCTCCCTCCCGACCGTCCAGCCCCTCGCGATGGGGATCCCCGAGGGGACCGTCACCGCCGCGGCGCTGGTGGCGAGTCTCCCGGCGGCCGGGCTCTCGACCGCGATCCTGATCGCGAACAATATCCGGGATCGCGAGGAGGACGCCGACGCGGGCAAGCGGACCCTGGCAGTGATGTTCGGCTACACGTTTAGCCGGATCGAGTGGCTGGCGATGACCGGGATGGCCTACGTCGTGCCCGTCCTGTTCGCGCTGGATCCGGCCTTCGGACTCCCCGCGCTCGCGCCCCTCGTGACGCTCCCGCTGGCGGTGAAAGTCGGGGCGACGATCCTGGACCGGACCGACGGCGCGGCCCTGAACCCGGCGCTCGAACGCACCGGGCAGTTGCTGGCGGCCCACTCGGCGCTGTTCGCGGCCGGTCTCGCACTCGCATGATCGACATCGAACCCTACCACCTGACCCTGGCACGCCCGCTCTCGACTGCTCGCGGCGAGATCGAGGAGCGCGAGGGCTTCCTCGTCAGGATCCAGTACGCCGATCAGGTGGGAGTGGGCGAGGCCGCGCCGCTTCCCGGCTGGACCGAGTCGCTGGAGACTTGCCGGGAGGCCCTGGAGTACGCCCCCGAACTCGCCCGCGACGAGGACTGGGGGGTCACACTCGGCGAGACCTCCGCGCCGGCGGCCCGCCACGCGCTCGCGCTGGCGCTGTCCGACGCCCGGGCGAAGCTGAACAACACGCCGCTGTACCGCTATCTCGGCAACGAGCGACTCGTCCGCCGGGTACCCGTGAACGCGACCGTCGGCGACGCGGACGCCGAGACGACCGCACGGCTGGCGGTCGAGGCCGTCGAGAACGGCTTCGACTGCGTGAAGGTCAAGGTCGGCGCACGGTCCGTGGAGGCGGACGCCGACCGCCTGCGGCGGGTGAGAGAGGTCGTCGGCGACGACGTGGAGCTCCGGGCCGACGCCAACGGCGCGTGGGACCGCGAACAGGCCGAGAACGCACTCGACGCCGTCGAACCGCTCGATCTGGAGTACGTCGAACAGCCCATGCCGGCCGAGGAAGTGGCCGCCCACGCGGGCCTCCGGAACGGGGGCAACGAGGTGCCCATCGCGCTCGACGAGTCGCTGGTCGAGCGCCCCGTCACCGACCTGCTGGCCGCCGAGGCGGCCGACTACCTCGTCCTCAAGCCGATGGCGCTGGGCGGCCCCGACAGGGCGAGAAACGCCGCCCGGCAGGCCAGACAGGCCGGCGTGACCCCCGTGATATCGACGACGATCGACGGCGTCGTCGCGCGCACCGCCGCGGTCCACGTCGCCGCCGCCGTGCCGGAGATTCCGGCCTGCGGGCTGGCGACCGCCGACTGGCTGGCCGACGACCTCGGCCCCGATCCCGCGACGGTCGCGGACGGGCAGATCGAAGTCCCACAGGCCAAGGGGCTGGGCGTCTATCTCGGGGACGAGTGATGGACTGGCCGACCAAGGACCTCGTCGCCGCCCGCGCCGCCGCGACACCCGACCGGATCGCCGTGATCGACGCCGACCGCGACGCGTCTCGAACGTACCGCGAGTACGACGCCGCGGTGGGCCGCAAGGCGACTGCCCTCGCCGCGCTGGCCGGAGCCGACCCCGACCGGATCGCCCTGTTGCTGGACACCCGGCCGGCGTTCGCCGACCTCTTTTTCGCCGCGATGCGACTCGGTGCCACCGTCGTCCCGCTGAACGTCCGGCTGACGCCCACCGAGTTGACCGAGCGGATCGCCCGCACCGATCCAGACGTACTGGTCTGTGAGAAAGAGACGGCGGGGACGGCCCGCGACGTGTTCGACGGTCCCGTGGCGTCGGTCGACGAGTCCGAGGATGACGACGTGCAAGCGCTGAGCGACGTGGAAGGCGCACCCGTCGAACCGGCGTCGCTGACCGCCGACACGGAACAGCTGATCATGTTCACGTCGGGGACGACCGGCCGGCCGAAAGGGGTTCGGCTGACCGTCGGGAACCTCGTCGCGAGTGCGACGGCCTCGGCCTTCCGTCTGGGGGTCTCGCCGGGTGATCGGTGGCTCTGCTGTCTCCCGACCTACCACATGGGCGGGCTCGCACCGGTCGTCCGGTCGGCGCTGTACGGTTCGACGGTCGCGATCCAGCGCGAGTTCGACGCAGAAGCGACCGCGGCCGTCCTCGACGAGTACGGGATAACGGGCGTCTCGCTCGTCCCGACGATGCTCTCGCGGTTGCTCGACGCGGGCTGGTCCCCCGCCGAGTCGCTGCGGTTCGTCCTGCTCGGGGGCGCACCCGCCACGGACGAGTTGCTCGCGCGCTGTCGGGACCTCGGCGTTCCAGCCCACCCGACCTACGGGATGACCGAGACGGCCTCTCAGATCGCCACGGCGGCGCCCGAACAGACAAGTTCCCACGAAGGAACCGTCGGCCAGCCGCTCGTGAACACCACGGTGACGGTCGTCGACGAGGACGGCGATCCGGTCGCACCGGGCGAAACCGGCGAGATCGTCGTCTCCGGCCCGACGGTGACGCCGGGGTATCTCGATCCCGAGGTGACCGAGGCCGCGTTCGGCGAGCTCGGCCTGCACACCGGCGACGTGGGGTCCCGCGACGAGGACGGGCGGCTGTGGATCCACAACCGCCTCGACGACCGGATCGTCACCGGGGGCGAGAACGTCGACCCCGGCGAGGTCGTCGCGGTCCTCCGGGACCACCCTGCGGTCGAAGAGGCCGCCGTGGTGGGACTGGACGACGAGGAGTGGGGCGAGCGCGTCGCCGCGCTGGTGGTGCCGATTGCGGGGCGATCCCCGTCGACCGAGGAGATCGAGATCCACTGCCGGGAGCGACTGGCCGGGTTCAAACTCCCGCGGACGGTCGGGTTCGCCGAGGAACTCCCGCGAACAGCCTCGGGCACTGTGGATCGGGACGCCGTGCGGGAGCGCCTGCGCGACCGCCGGGAGTGACCGGAGGAGGTACCGCCCGCTCACCGACCGCTTAAGCGGCCGGAGCCACTACGGAGGCCCGTGTGTACACTCGTTCTCGCCTGGCAGGTGTTCGCCGACACGCCCGTCGCCGTCGCGGCCAACCGCGACGAGATGGTCGACCGCCCCTCGGAGCCACCGCAACGGCTCGAAGACGACCCTGCAGTCGTCGCACCGCGTGACTCCGAGGCCGGCGGGACCTGGATCGGACACAACGAACACGGCCTGTTCGTCGGCATCACGAACCGCTGGACCGACGCCGAACTGGCGGGCGGTCGCTCCCGCGGCCTGCTCACCCGTGACGCCCTGCGGAAGGAGAGCGCGGAAGCGGCCGCCCGTTTCGTGGAGAGCGAGGTCCGCGACCACGAGTTCGACGGGTTCAACCTCGTCGTCGCCGACGAGAACGCCGCTCTCCTGCTGGAGTGGGACGGTCAGCTCGCGGTCCGGAACTTCCAGCCGGGCGTCCACGTCGTCGTCAACGTCGGCGCCGCCGGGGACGTACGGATTCCAGAGGAACGCCCCGAGGAGAGTCGCCAGCAGGCCGACAACGCCGCCGCGGTACAGACGGAACTCCGGCCCGAACCCGGCGAGCAAGCCGGCGCGTGGATCGAGCGCGCCGCCGACGTGATCGCCGACCACGAGTACGGCGTCTGTATTCACCGGGATCGGTTCGGGACGCGTTCGTCGTCGCTTCTGACCATCGGCTCGGAAGGGAGTCGCTACCGGTTCGCGGACGGGCCGCCCTGCGAGACGGAGTATCGTCGCGTCGAAAGCCAAATTTAAACCACAGACGGTCCCAGAGGTGGGTATGGTTACGCCCGAATCCGAACTCACCGAGGACGAGCGCGGCGGCCTCGAACTCGTCCGGGAGACCGGTGGCATTCACCAGAGCGAGTTCTGGAAGGAACTCGACGTCTCCTCCCGCAAGGGGAGCCGTATCGTCGAGTCGCTGGCCGACAAGGGGCTCATCCAGCGCGAGGAGACAATCTACGAGGGCCACAACACCTACCACCTCACCCCCGCGCCACGCGATCTCGACTTCTCCCTGTTGATGGCCGGCGACATGCTCTCCCCGTTCATCGGCGACGAGGAAGTCGACCCCCACTCCGACGCTTTCTCCCAGTGGGTCATGAACCTCGCCTACGAGGAGTAACTGTCATCCGGCTGGTGTGAGAACCGGCGGGTATGGTCGCCCGTGGCTGGTCCCCCACCGAACGAACGCGCACCGGCTTCTATCTCGTCGTCGGACTCCTGCTGGTGCTGAACCCGCTCGCCGTCCAGGCGTTCGATCTGGGTGGGCCGCGACACCAGTACCGCGCCTCCGAGGTCACTGTCCTGTCCGACCGGATCGGGTTCGCGGACGCCGGTGCTGCCGGTGTCTCGATGGTCAGCGGTGTCGACGGTATCGCCTGTTCCACGTTCACCGTCTCGACTCCGTGGCGGTGTACCCTCGAAGCACACGTAGCCGGAACCGGGAACGTCAGCATCACCGCCACCCGGTACGATTCGCCCCCGAGAGAGCCGTTCGTCCGTCTCGACGGGGAGTACTACCGACGAGTCGTCGAGCAGCGCAACGACTCGACGACGCTGTCGTACGAACCCGTCTCCCCCCGGACCGTTCTCGAAAGCGTCGGTGATGACGTCGAGTCGGCTCGCGATCCGGTCTCCCGAGCCGTCCGGTCGGGGACGGCGCGCTCGACGCTCGAAATCGAAACCGGTCGACTTCTCCGGGACGGTGACCAGTATTACTACGTTAGCAGGATCGGGAGCACCGATGGCGTCCCCGGCCGCTGGGGCCTCTCCGCCATGGGCGCGCTGGTCGGCCTCGTGCTGCTGGCTCGTGGCCACCGGCTCCGCATCGAACGCCGGATCAGTGACTGACCCGAGATAATGACAATCGGACAACTTGAATCGCCACGCAGCGACGGTCTGAGGGTTGCTCCCTTCATTACATTCATTATCGTGGACGAATTTAACGGACACCATGGGGATTGGTGACGTGAGTCGTGTCGAGACGGGGAGTTGTACCGACCTGTACTACGTCGATCCCGGGGTCTACGAAGCGCCGGGGCACACGTCGGTCTACGTGCTGGACGGCGAGCGGCCGACGATAGTCGAATCGGGGATCGGCAAACACACCGACCGTGTGCTGGCCGCGCTGGACGAACTGGGGATCGCCCGCGAGGAGATCGAGGTGCTCGCGCTGACCCACGTCCACCTCGATCACGCCGGTGGTGCCGCGGAGATCGCCGCCGCCTGCCCGAACGCGGAGGTGGTCGTCCACGAACGGGGCGCGTCCCACCTCGTGGATCCGTCGATGCTCGTCAGCGGGACGAAACGGGTCGTCGGCGAGTCCGGCTGGCAGTTCTACGAGGCACCGGATCCGGTCCCAGAGGCCCGGATCCGAACGGTGACCGACGGTGACGTAGTCGATCTCGGGGACCGCGAACTGATCGTCCACCACGCGCCGGGCCACGCGACCCACCAGGTGATGTACCACGATCCGGCCGACGACGCGGTGTTCACCGCGGACGTGCTGGGCTGTTTCTACGAACCGCTCGACACCGCCCGCGTGGCGACGCCGCCGCCCACGTTCGACCTCGACCAGTGTCTCGCCGACGTCGAGACCCTCCGCGGGATCGACGCCGAGACGCTGCTGTACAGTCACTTCGGCCCGCGCCCCGCCGACGGTGCGCTCGACGCCTACGCCGACGTACTGAAGGCGTGGGTCGCCCGTGTCGCACAGGCCCGTCGGGAGCGCGAGGACGACCGCGCCGCGTTCAAACACCTGCTTGACCGCAACGACGTGCCGGCGGACTGGAGCGACGATCTGGAGTACGGCGAACTTCGGATGAACTTCTCGGGCGCGGTGGCCTATCTGGACCAGCGGGACGGGGCTGTCGACGACCGGGAACGCCAGACCGCGGAGTGAGACACTCAGGGAGCCACCACGACGGTCTTTCCGGGAGGCCGATATCCCGGAGTCGATTGGCGCCGAGTGGTTCGCAAGCACGTCGGTTCGGATACGTAGCCACATCGCAAATTTACGGACACACGACGTGTACGGACGACTGACGAGGATATTCGCAGTTGGTTTAATGAGGGTTCCGACCGAAGAATACGGTGATGT
This Halorientalis sp. IM1011 DNA region includes the following protein-coding sequences:
- the menE gene encoding o-succinylbenzoate--CoA ligase translates to MDWPTKDLVAARAAATPDRIAVIDADRDASRTYREYDAAVGRKATALAALAGADPDRIALLLDTRPAFADLFFAAMRLGATVVPLNVRLTPTELTERIARTDPDVLVCEKETAGTARDVFDGPVASVDESEDDDVQALSDVEGAPVEPASLTADTEQLIMFTSGTTGRPKGVRLTVGNLVASATASAFRLGVSPGDRWLCCLPTYHMGGLAPVVRSALYGSTVAIQREFDAEATAAVLDEYGITGVSLVPTMLSRLLDAGWSPAESLRFVLLGGAPATDELLARCRDLGVPAHPTYGMTETASQIATAAPEQTSSHEGTVGQPLVNTTVTVVDEDGDPVAPGETGEIVVSGPTVTPGYLDPEVTEAAFGELGLHTGDVGSRDEDGRLWIHNRLDDRIVTGGENVDPGEVVAVLRDHPAVEEAAVVGLDDEEWGERVAALVVPIAGRSPSTEEIEIHCRERLAGFKLPRTVGFAEELPRTASGTVDRDAVRERLRDRRE
- a CDS encoding NRDE family protein is translated as MCTLVLAWQVFADTPVAVAANRDEMVDRPSEPPQRLEDDPAVVAPRDSEAGGTWIGHNEHGLFVGITNRWTDAELAGGRSRGLLTRDALRKESAEAAARFVESEVRDHEFDGFNLVVADENAALLLEWDGQLAVRNFQPGVHVVVNVGAAGDVRIPEERPEESRQQADNAAAVQTELRPEPGEQAGAWIERAADVIADHEYGVCIHRDRFGTRSSSLLTIGSEGSRYRFADGPPCETEYRRVESQI
- a CDS encoding MarR family transcriptional regulator, with protein sequence MVTPESELTEDERGGLELVRETGGIHQSEFWKELDVSSRKGSRIVESLADKGLIQREETIYEGHNTYHLTPAPRDLDFSLLMAGDMLSPFIGDEEVDPHSDAFSQWVMNLAYEE
- a CDS encoding MBL fold metallo-hydrolase; the protein is MGIGDVSRVETGSCTDLYYVDPGVYEAPGHTSVYVLDGERPTIVESGIGKHTDRVLAALDELGIAREEIEVLALTHVHLDHAGGAAEIAAACPNAEVVVHERGASHLVDPSMLVSGTKRVVGESGWQFYEAPDPVPEARIRTVTDGDVVDLGDRELIVHHAPGHATHQVMYHDPADDAVFTADVLGCFYEPLDTARVATPPPTFDLDQCLADVETLRGIDAETLLYSHFGPRPADGALDAYADVLKAWVARVAQARREREDDRAAFKHLLDRNDVPADWSDDLEYGELRMNFSGAVAYLDQRDGAVDDRERQTAE